CAAAAATTGGTGTTGAACCTGGTAGTCCATCATCTCCTGCTTCGTCATAGTATGCAATATACATAAGTGCCTATTATATCTGCTTTTTATGCAGCTAACGCTAACTTGGGAATATAAATCTGCCCTTTATGGTTTATAATTTTAGTTCGAACTTCGTCCCAGATTCCCCGGTTTTTATATAGCGCTCTGCATTTCATAATGAAATGCTCCGCTTTTAACGGTCTCCCCTAACGACGTTCCGATTTTTCGCTTACGAAAAATCTTTACTTGAAAATTTGTTTTTCGTCTTTTGGTTCTAACCTAACTTTAAAAACAATAGCTATAATAAAGTTTATGGATTTTTCATCTATAGACTTTAGGTTACATGCTGTTCAAAGAATGTATGAACGTGGAATAACAACAATAGATGTTACAGAGGTAGTGAAAAATGGAAAAGTTATTGAACAATATTTAGATGATAAACCGTTTCCAAGTTATCTCATGTCAGGTTTTATTAATGGGAAATCACTACATGTAGTAGTTACTATTGACAATAAAACTAAAAAAGCGATTATAATTACAGTGTATGAACCTGACCCAAAGTTATGGCAAGCAGGATTTGAAAAGAGAAAATAAAAATGAAATGTACAATCTGTAAAAATGGTGAAACTAAAGAAGGGTATACCACAGCGACCTTAGCTAAGGGAAGTACAACAGTTGTTTTTCAAGATGTCCCTGCACAGGTTTGTCAAAACTGCGGTGAAGCATTTTTCTCGGAAGAGACTACAACACAGCTCCTCAAACTAGCAGAGTCAGCAGCTAAGTCAGGTGTACAAGTAGAAGTAAGAGAATATTTAGCAGCTTAGAAAAAGTACCATTGTAATTTAGGTTAACATTCTTAACTTTAAGATTAAATCGTTATAAATATTACTTTATAACATGCCTGGTTATTGTTAATATAAACCCTCATGTTAGGAAATTGTATTTTAGAATTATTTAAATTAAAAGGAGAAT
The sequence above is drawn from the Candidatus Melainabacteria bacterium genome and encodes:
- a CDS encoding type II toxin-antitoxin system MqsA family antitoxin is translated as MKCTICKNGETKEGYTTATLAKGSTTVVFQDVPAQVCQNCGEAFFSEETTTQLLKLAESAAKSGVQVEVREYLAA
- a CDS encoding DUF4258 domain-containing protein, with amino-acid sequence MDFSSIDFRLHAVQRMYERGITTIDVTEVVKNGKVIEQYLDDKPFPSYLMSGFINGKSLHVVVTIDNKTKKAIIITVYEPDPKLWQAGFEKRK